The following coding sequences lie in one Oncorhynchus kisutch isolate 150728-3 linkage group LG17, Okis_V2, whole genome shotgun sequence genomic window:
- the LOC109908156 gene encoding uncharacterized protein LOC109908156 — translation MHVPPPLPSNMDEVLDGEKEKEEDSSPSTHLYILTPPHVSIAEASDDKNEEKGGGTSQEEPKDSSSSTPRSSSPTPLHSSMTEASDVDEEEKEEEEGGAFTLEHTEPHSELDPPHTEIQANMSSSLEDVLYQSVLSATPNVVVGKLVEEEENVEEVEIEVLEHGSKVEEEDPRQEAEKDAEEENEKSFRIQETSTSSSSRLEHPSDSNHCKLSRAEEGSKSQIKVFSEASPSLPEESDDKQLTSMDDGMAREDGVLMLEAVGPKLESFQAGGEVGVVVDVVAICPWHPPMVTVTHLGPTGEDRMTQSLASHTAELPNDISHSSHPVSHQRFKRGVAAGLSELAAVLSEDSGNSKQQDDITAREHTTPGLESQTPLGVQRKTVSFAVTENISESSMTMTQDGTSSSNEEDATSADEEEETFQVSSETGLSSRSSEAQITKPLSPQAEPTLDRTLIPSIIFLSVAIGLVVGLHEPSTFLFMGLFLVSLCF, via the coding sequence ATGCAtgttcctccacctctccccagcaatatggatgaagtcttagatggtgagaaagagaaggaggaggatagTAGTCCCTCTACACACCTGTACATTCTAACACCACCTCATGTCAGCATTGCTGAAGCATCAGATGACAAGAATGAGGAAAAGGGAGGAGGAACATCCCAGGAAGAGCCCAAAGATAGTAGTTCTTCCACACCTCGGAGCTCGTCTCCTACACCTCTCCACAGCAGCATGACTGAAGCCTCAGATGTTGATGAGGaggaaaaagaggaggaggagggaggagcctTCACTCTGGAACACACAGAACCACACTCCGAACTTGACCCACCTCACACGGAGATCCAAGCCAACATGTCTTCTTCACTGGAAGATGTTTTATATCAGAGTGTGCTTTCTGCAACACCAAATGTAGTGGTGGGGaagttggtggaggaggaggagaatgttGAGGAGGTGGAGATTGAGGTGCTCGAGCATGGGTcaaaggtggaggaggaggatccAAGGCAGGAAGCAGAGAAAGATGCCGAGGAGGAAAACGAGAAGTCCTTCAGAATTCAGGAGACAAGCACCAGCTCCTCAAGTCGCCTAGAACATCCCTCAGATTCCAACCACTGTAAGCTCAGCAGAGCTGAAGAGGGTAGCAAATCCCAGATAAAGGTTTTCTCTGaggcctccccatctctccctgaaGAGTCTGATGATAAGCAGCTGACATCAATGGATGACGGCATGGCCAGAGAAGATGGAGTCCTGATGCTAGAGGCTGTTGGGCCCAAGCTAGAGAGCTTCCAGGCAGGTGGCGAAGTAGGTGTAGTTGTAGATGTAGTAGCCATCTGTCCGTGGCACCCTCCCATGGTGACCGTGACACACCTTGGGCCCACAGGAGAGGATAGAATGACCCAGAGTCTGGCCAGCCACACTGCTGAGCTGCCCAATGACATCTCACATTCATCCCACCCTGTGTCTCACCAGCGCTTCAAGCGAGGGGTGGCAGCCGGCCTGAGCGAGCTGGCAGCTGTGCTCTCTGAGGACTCAGGCAACTCTAAGCAGCAGGATGATATCACTGCTAGGGAACACACCACTCCTGGGTTGGAGAGCCAGACACCTCTGGGAGTTCAGCGCAAAACCGTATCATTTGCAGTCACAGAGAACATCTCAGAGTCATCCATGACCATGACCCAAGATGGTACTAGCAGTTCAAATGAGGAAGACGCTACTTCGGCTGACGAAGAGGAGGAGACTTTCCAGGTTTCCTCAGAAACAGGTCTATCAAGCAGATCATCAGAGGCTCAGATCACCAAGCCCCTAAGCCCCCAGGCTGAACcgaccctggacaggacactgatCCCATCCATCATATTCCTGAGTGTGGCCATTGGTCTCGTCGTCGGGCTTCATGAACCCAGCACCTTCCTCTTCATGGGACTATTCCTTGTCTCCCTCTGTTTCTGA
- the LOC109908157 gene encoding probable G-protein coupled receptor 173: MSNQTQIFGIDGPGSLLAVLASQRASSISSTSSEGISAAAVSTYVKLVFLGLILCVSLAGNLLVSLLVLRDRALHKAPYFFLLDLCLADVIRSAACFPFVLVSVHNSSAWTYSAFSCKLVAFLAVLFCFHAAFMLFCVAVTRYLAIAHHRFYAKRMTVWTCAAIICMVWTLAIAMASPPVFDVGTYKFIQDEDQCIFEHRYLKTNDTLGFMLMLAVVVLATHGFYTKLLLFEYKHRKMKPVQLMPAISQNWTFHGPGATGQAAANWIAGFGRGPMPPTLLGIRQTLHNQQQQRLLGMEEVRSERRLGRMFYIITLLFLVLWAPYIVACFWRVFVKSCSIPHRYLSITVWMSFAQAGVNPIFCLLLNEDLRKVLRAHLPTYSRTRQHQQLHRHELFVFTIT; encoded by the coding sequence ATGTCTAACCAGACCCAGATCTTTGGCATAGATGGCCCAGGGAGCCTGCTGGCAGTGTTGGCCTCACAGAGGGCCAGTAGTATTAGCAGCACCAGCAGTGAAGGAATCTCAGCTGCGGCCGTGTCCACCTATGTCAAGTTGGTGTTCCTGGGCCTGATCCTCTGTGTCAGCCTAGCAGGCAACCTGCTGGTGTCTCTGCTGGTCCTCCGAGACCGGGCCCTTCACAAGGCCCCCTATTTCTTCCTGCTGGACCTTTGCCTAGCTGATGTCATCCGTTCTGCTGCCTGCTTCCCCTTCGTCCTGGTGTCTGTCCACAACAGCTCAGCAtggacctacagtgccttcagctGTAAGCTGGTGGCCTTCCTAGCTGTGCTCTTCTGTTTTCACGCTGCCTTCATGCTGTTCTGTGTGGCTGTGACCCGCTACCTGGCCATCGCCCACCACCGCTTCTACGCCAAACGCATGACGGTCTGGACTTGCGCTGCCATCATCTGCATGGTCTGGACTTTGGCCATTGCCATGGCGTCTCCGCCTGTCTTTGACGTGGGGACGTACAAGTTCATTCAAGACGAGGACCAGTGCATTTTCGAGCATCGCTACCTTAAGACCAATGACACTCTGGGCTTCATGCTCATGCTGGCCGTCGTGGTCTTGGCCACTCACGGTTTCTACACCAAACTCCTGCTGTTTGAATACAAGCACCGCAAGATGAAGCCTGTCCAGCTAATGCCAGCCATCAGCCAGAACTGGACCTTCCATGGCCCGGGTGCCACGGGTCAGGCAGCAGCCAACTGGATCGCAGGCTTTGGCCGAGGCCCAATGCCCCCCACCCTGCTGGGCATCAGGCAGACTTTGcacaaccagcagcagcagcgCCTGCTGGGCATGGAGGAGGTCAGATCTGAGAGGAGGCTAGGCAGGATGTTCTACATCATCACCCTGCTCTTCCTGGTGCTCTGGGCTCCCTACATAGTGGCCTGTTTCTGGAGGGTGTTTGTCAAGTCCTGCTCCATCCCTCACAGGTACCTCTCCATCACAGTGTGGATGAGCTTCGCCCAAGCAGGAGTCAACCCTATCTTCTGCCTCCTGCTCAATGAGGACTTGAGGAAAGTGCTGAGGGCCCACCTGCCCACCTACAGCAGGACTAGACAACACCAACAGCTGCACCGCCATGAGCTGTTTGTGTTCACCATCACATGA